Proteins from a genomic interval of Youhaiella tibetensis:
- a CDS encoding ABC transporter ATP-binding protein, which yields MADTSSVIAFDGISKTYPNGTVALSTVSFEIPKGTIHAICGENGAGKSTLMKILFGLEAPSAGRILLDGAPVEAGAPAFAATHGIGMVHQHFSLIPALTVTENIILGHEPRKGVLIDRAEARRQVTELSARYDLQVEPDAPVSTLSVAAQQKVEILKALARDTRILILDEPTAVLSPPEIEELFNRLRGLRDAGMTILFISHKLNEVRALAQSVTVLRGGRLTGTVALRDVPDDKIMEMVMGHAVEVARREHGAADGETVLSLKSVSTRTREPADLLHEVSVDISAGEIVGIAGVDGSGQRGLVSVMSGFLRPASGSIAFNGKDMTGADSHAWRHAGLAYLPADRFAQGGAPALSLADNAIAGTDGNKDLQTGPFLRRGRIADRVRAMIKEFNVRSFGIYERLDSLSGGNAQKLIAARELATKPKLLIADQPTRGIDVAAAAFLHRRLDEAARNGAAVLLVSADLDELLRLSDRVLVFFAGRIVADLPNGPSLTPAALGPYMLGLENAR from the coding sequence ATGGCAGACACATCCTCCGTCATTGCCTTCGACGGAATTTCGAAGACCTATCCCAACGGCACCGTTGCCCTGAGCACGGTGAGCTTCGAAATTCCCAAGGGGACGATTCACGCCATCTGCGGGGAGAACGGCGCCGGCAAGTCGACGCTGATGAAAATCCTCTTCGGGCTGGAGGCGCCAAGTGCCGGTCGCATCCTGCTCGACGGTGCGCCGGTGGAAGCCGGCGCGCCCGCGTTCGCCGCCACCCATGGTATCGGCATGGTGCACCAGCACTTCTCGCTGATCCCGGCGCTCACCGTCACCGAGAACATCATTCTGGGCCATGAGCCGCGCAAGGGCGTGCTCATCGATCGCGCCGAGGCCCGTCGCCAGGTCACGGAACTCAGCGCGCGCTACGACCTCCAGGTCGAGCCCGACGCGCCGGTCTCGACGCTTTCCGTCGCCGCCCAGCAGAAGGTCGAGATCCTCAAGGCCCTCGCCCGCGACACCCGCATTCTCATCCTCGACGAACCGACGGCGGTGCTTTCCCCGCCCGAGATCGAGGAACTCTTCAACCGGCTGCGCGGCCTGCGCGATGCCGGCATGACCATCCTTTTCATCTCGCACAAGCTCAACGAAGTGCGCGCGCTGGCGCAGAGTGTCACCGTGCTGCGCGGCGGCCGCCTCACCGGCACCGTGGCGCTCAGGGACGTGCCCGACGACAAGATCATGGAAATGGTCATGGGCCACGCCGTCGAAGTGGCGCGGCGCGAGCACGGCGCGGCTGACGGCGAGACGGTACTGAGCCTCAAGTCCGTCTCCACCCGCACGCGCGAACCCGCCGACCTGCTCCACGAAGTTTCCGTCGACATCAGTGCTGGCGAGATCGTCGGCATTGCCGGCGTCGATGGCAGCGGCCAGCGCGGCCTCGTCTCGGTGATGAGCGGCTTCCTGCGCCCCGCCTCGGGCAGCATCGCCTTCAACGGCAAGGACATGACCGGCGCCGACAGCCACGCCTGGCGCCATGCGGGCTTGGCCTATCTCCCCGCCGACCGCTTCGCCCAGGGCGGCGCGCCTGCACTAAGCCTGGCCGACAACGCCATTGCCGGCACTGACGGGAACAAGGATCTGCAAACCGGCCCGTTCCTCCGCCGCGGCAGGATCGCCGACAGGGTTCGGGCCATGATCAAGGAATTCAACGTTCGCAGCTTCGGCATCTACGAGCGGCTGGATTCACTGTCGGGCGGCAACGCCCAGAAGCTGATCGCGGCGCGCGAACTGGCGACGAAGCCAAAGCTCCTCATTGCCGACCAGCCGACGCGCGGCATCGATGTGGCCGCCGCCGCCTTCCTTCACCGCCGGCTCGATGAGGCGGCCCGCAACGGCGCCGCCGTGCTGCTGGTCTCGGCCGACCTCGATGAACTGCTCAGGCTTTCCGATCGCGTGCTGGTCTTCTTCGCGGGGCGGATCGTCGCCGATCTCCCCAACGGCCCCTCGCTCACGCCCGCCGCGCTCGGCCCCTACATGCTTGGCCTGGAGAACGCCCGATGA